The proteins below come from a single Vitis vinifera cultivar Pinot Noir 40024 chromosome 9, ASM3070453v1 genomic window:
- the LOC104880322 gene encoding putative disease resistance RPP13-like protein 1, whose translation MGKLTNLRHLQNLLTTLEYLPKGISRLTSLQTLNEFVVSSDGDNKCKIGDLRNLNNLRGELGIRVLWKVEDEREAQKAELKNKIHLQHLTLDFDGKEGTKGVAAALEPHPNLKSLSIQRYGDTEWHGWMMRSSLTQLKNLALSYCSKCLRMPPLGELPVLEKLEITDMGSVKHIGGEFLGSSSRIAFPKLKKLTFHDMKEWEKWEVKEEEEEEEEEKSIMSCLSYLKILGCPKLEGLPDHVLQRTPLQELIIADSDFLQQRYQQDIGEDRQKISHIPIVKYEGE comes from the coding sequence ATGGGTAAACTTACTAACCTGAGGCATCTGCAAAATTTGCTGACTACTCTAGAGTATTTGCCAAAAGGAATTTCAAGATTAACCTCTCTTCAAACGTTGAATGAATTCGTTGTAAGTAGTGATGGTGACAATAAATGCAAAATAGGAGATTTGAGAAACTTGAACAACCTTAGAGGGGAACTGGGAATAAGAGTGTTGTGGAAAGTGGAAGATGAAAGGGAGGCCCAAAAAGCAGAATTGAAGAATAAGATACACCTCCAACATTTGACATTGGACTTTGATGGAAAGGAGGGGACGAAGGGTGTGGCTGCAGCTCTAGAACCCCATCCAAACTTGAAATCTCTATCTATACAACGGTATGGTGATACAGAATGGCATGGTTGGATGATGAGGTCATCATTAACCCAGCTGAAAAATCTTGCACTCTCGTATTGCAGCAAATGCCTACGTATGCCTCCATTGGGGGAACTTCCTGTCCTAGAGAAGCTGGAAATAACGGATATGGGAAGTGTGAAACACATTGGTGGCGAGTTTTTGGGATCATCATCAAGAATTGCATTTCCAAAGCTGAAGAAACTCACTTTTCATGACATGAAAGAGTGGGAAAAGTGGGaagtaaaagaagaagaagaagaagaagaagaagagaaatcaaTAATGTCATGTCTTAGTTACTTGAAAATCCTTGGATGCCCAAAGCTGGAGGGGCTACCTGACCATGTGCTCCAGAGGACACCATTGCAGGAACTAATCATCGCAGATTCCGATTTCCTACAGCAGCGCTACCAACAGGATATTGGAGAGGATCGACAAAAAATATCTCATATCCCAATAGTCAAATATGAAGGGGAGTGA
- the LOC100266904 gene encoding putative disease resistance protein RGA3: MKSTIGVVWLRLFTSEIRLLALSLAFIHHPLMADALLSIVLERLASVVEQQIRDELTLVLGVEAEIQSLTDTLRSVRDVLEDAERRQVKEKSVQGWLERLKDMAYQMDDVVDEWSTAILQLQIQGAENASMSTKKVSSCIPSPCFCLKQVASRRDIALKIKSIKQQLHVIASERTDFNFVSSRSEERLQRLITTSAIDISEVCGRDMDKGTILGHLLGKNCQQKSGLYIVSIVGTGGMGKTTLAQLAYSHTEVKAHFDERIWVCVSDPFEPIRVCRSIVEALQKKPCNLHDLEAVQQEIQTCIAGKKFLLVLDDVCTEDYRLWEQLKNTINCGASGSRVLATTRNESVVKMMRTAYKHPLGELSPEQSWALFHQIAFFEKSREKVEELKAIGEKIADKCKGLPLAIKTLGNLMRLKNNKEDWENILKSEVWQLDEFERDISPALLLSYYDLPPAIKRCFSFCAVFPKDSVIEIDKLIKLWMAQDYLNSNASKEMEMVGREYFEYLAARSFFQDFEKDGDDNIIRSFDMPQGIGFGAESFEKGNSKGT, encoded by the exons ATGAAGTCAACTATTGGTGTTGTATGGCTGCGCCTCTTTACCAGTGAAATTAGATTACTAGCTCTCTCACTTGCCTTCATTCATCACCCCCTTATGGCTGATGCTCTCCTTTCTATCGTCTTGGAGCGCTTGGCTTCCGTTGTTGAGCAACAGATTCGTGATGAACTTACTCTGGTTCTGGGTGTTGAAGCAGAAATCCAAAGCCTCACAGATACACTCCGATCCGTCCGAGATGTTCTTGAGGATGCAGAGCGCAGACAAGTGAAGGAAAAATCCGTCCAAGGTTGGTTGGAGAGGCTGAAAGACATGGCTTACCAAATGGACGACGTGGTGGATGAGTGGAGCACTGCTATTCTCCAATTACAGATCCAGGGAGCTGAAAATGCTTCCATGTCTACGAAGAAGGTAAGCTCCTGCATTCCCTCCCCTTGCTTTTGTCTCAAGCAAGTTGCTTCTCGTCGTGACATTGCTCTTAAGATTAAGAGCATTAAACAACAACTACATGTCATTGCAAGTGAAAGAACCGATTTTAATTTTGTGTCTAGTAGGAGTGAGGAACGACTACAGCGACTTATAACTACCTCTGCAATTGATATTTCAGAGGTATGTGGCCGGGATATGGATAAAGGCACCATATTAGGCCATCTTTTGGGTAAGAATTGTCAACAGAAATCTGGCCTCTACATCGTCTCCATAGTCGGGACGGGAGGCATGGGCAAAACAACTCTTGCTCAATTAGCCTACAGCCATACAGAGGTGAAGGCCCATTTTGATGAGAGAATATGGGTCTGTGTTTCTGATCCTTTTGAGCCAATCAGAGTTTGTAGGTCTATTGTTGAAGCCCTCCAAAAAAAGCCTTGTAATCTCCATGATTTGGAAGCTGTACAACAAGAAATTCAAACATGTATTGCCGGAAAGAAATTCCTTCTTGTGCTAGATGATGTGTGCACTGAAGACTATCGATTGTGGGAACAACTGAAGAACACTATCAACTGCGGAGCATCAGGGAGTAGAGTTCTGGCGACCACACGAAATGAGAGTGTTGTTAAGATGATGAGGACTGCGTACAAGCATCCATTGGGGGAACTGTCTCCGGAGCAATCTTGGGCATTATTCCATCAAATAGCTTTCTTTGAAAAGAGCAGGGAGAAAGTGGAAGAATTGAAAGCAATTGGCGAGAAAATAGCAGACAAATGCAAGGGCTTGCCACTCGCTATAAAAACTTTAGGGAATCTCATGCgcttaaaaaataacaaggaAGACTGGGAGAATATATTGAAGAGTGAAGTATGGCAGCTAGATGAGTTTGAGAGAGATATTTCCCCTGCTTTGTTGTTGAGTTATTATGATCTACCCCCTGCAATTAAACGCTGCTTCTCATTTTGTGCTGTTTTTCCAAAAGACTCGGTTATTGAAATAGATAAGTTGATCAAGTTGTGGATGGCACAGGACTATCTCAACTCTAATGCGAGTAAAGAGATGGAGATGGTTGGcagagagtactttgaatattTAGCTGCTCGGTCTTTCTttcaagattttgaaaaagatggTGATGATAATATAATAAGAT CATTTGACATGCCTCAGGGTATTGGATTTGGTGCGGAATCTTTTGAGAAAGGAAATTCCAAAGGCACTTGA
- the LOC100256617 gene encoding putative disease resistance protein RGA3 gives MCTEDYRLWEQLKNTINCGASRSRVLATTRNESVVKMMRTAYKHPLGELSPEQSWALFHQIAFFEKSREKVEELKAIGEKIADKCKGLPLVIKTLGNLMRLKNNKEDWENILKSEVWQLDEFERDISPALLLSYYDLPPAIKRCFSFCAVFPKDSVIEIDKLIKLWMAQDYLNSNASKEMEMVGREYFEYLAARSFFQDFEKDGDDNIIRCKMHDIVHSFAQFLTKNECCIMNEEGRTNVSFQKIRHATLIGQQRHPNFVSTYEMKNLRTLLLEFAVVSSIDEALPNLFQHLTCLRVLDLARNLLRKEIPKALEKLIHLKYLNLSHCHGLRELPEAICDLYNLQTLNIRGCDSLVQLPQAMGKLINLRHLQNFLTILLKGLPKGISRLNSLQTLEKFTVSSDGHNECNIGDLGNLSNLRGELEIRGLQNVENAREAREANLKNKIHIHHLTMVFDPQEGTNYLVGAPRSYSTNLLPEVKEGPKSVVEAPRSYSTNLLPEVKERPKSVVEALQPHPNLKSLCIRGYGDTEWPGWMMRSSLTQLKNLELSYCSGCLCMPPLGELPVLETLEIKGVERVKHIGGGFLGSSSTIAFPKLKKLTFRNMKEWEKWEVIEEEKRLIMSCLSYLGIHKCPKLEGLPDRVLLRTPLQELIITKSGTLQQRTNRILERMDKKYLISQ, from the coding sequence ATGTGCACTGAAGACTATCGATTGTGGGAACAACTGAAGAACACTATCAACTGCGGAGCATCAAGGAGTAGAGTTCTGGCGACCACACGGAATGAGAGTGTTGTTAAGATGATGAGGACTGCGTACAAGCATCCATTGGGGGAACTATCTCCGGAGCAATCTTGGGCATTATTCCATCAAATAGCTTTCTTTGAAAAGAGCAGGGAGAAAGTGGAAGAATTGAAAGCAATTGGCGAGAAAATAGCAGACAAATGCAAGGGCTTGCCACTCGTTATAAAAACTTTAGGGAATCTCATGCgcttaaaaaataacaaggaAGACTGGGAGAATATATTGAAGAGTGAAGTATGGCAGCTAGATGAGTTTGAGAGAGATATTTCCCCTGCTTTGTTGTTGAGTTATTATGATCTACCCCCTGCAATTAAACGCTGCTTCTCATTTTGTGCTGTTTTTCCAAAAGACTCGGTTATTGAAATAGATAAGTTGATCAAGTTGTGGATGGCACAGGACTATCTCAACTCTAATGCGAGTAAAGAGATGGAGATGGTTGGcagagagtactttgaatattTAGCTGCTCGGTCTTTCTttcaagattttgaaaaagatggTGATGATAATATAATAAGATGTAAGATGCATGACATAGTGCACAGTTTTGCTCAATTTTTGACTAAGAATGAATGTTGTATTATGAACGAAGAAGGGAGAACAAATGTATCCTTCCAAAAAATTCGCCATGCCACCTTAATTGGCCAACAAAGGCACCCGAATTTTGTCTCCACATATGAAATGAAGAATCTACGCACCCTCTTGCTTGAGTTTGCAGTCGTTTCAAGCATTGATGAAGCCCTACCTAATTTATTCCAGCATTTGACATGCCTCAGGGTATTGGATTTGGCGCGGAATCTTTTGAGAAAGGAAATTCCAAAGGCACTTGAGAAATTGATACATTTAAAATACCTTAATCTATCACATTGTCATGGATTGAGGGAATTGCCGGAAGCAATTTGTGATTTGTATAATTTACAAACCTTAAATATTCGTGGATGTGATTCACTTGTGCAACTACCACAAGCAATGGGTAAACTTATTAATCTGAGGCATCTGCAAAATTTTCTAACTATTCTTCTAAAGGGCTTGCCAAAAGGAATTTCAAGATTAAACTCTCTTCAAACATTGGAGAAATTCACTGTAAGCAGTGATGGTCACAATGAATGCAATATAGGAGATTTGGGAAACTTGAGCAACCTTAGAGGGGAGCTTGAAATAAGAGGGTTGCAGAATGTGGAAAATGCAAGGGAGGCACGAGAGGCAAATTTGAAGAATAAGATACACATTCATCATTTGACAATGGTATTTGATCCACAGGAGGGGACGAACTATTTGGTTGGAGCTCCACGATCCTATTCAACAAATTTATTACCTGAAGTAAAGGAGGGGCCGAAGAGTGTGGTTGAAGCTCCACGATCCTATTCAACAAATTTATTACCTGAAGTAAAGGAGAGGCCGAAGAGTGTGGTTGAAGCTCTACAACCCCATCCAAACTTGAAATCTCTATGTATACGGGGTTATGGTGATACAGAATGGCCTGGTTGGATGATGAGGTCATCATTAACCCAACTGAAAAATCTTGAACTCTCATATTGCAGTGGCTGTCTGTGTATGCCTCCCTTAGGGGAACTTCCTGTCCTCGAGACGCTAGAAATCAAGGGTGTGGAAAGAGTGAAACACATTGGTGGCGGGTTTTTGGGATCATCATCAACAATTGCATTCCCAAAGCTGAAGAAACTGACTTTTCGTAATATGAAAGAGTGGGAAAAGTGGGAAGtaatagaagaagaaaagaggtTAATAATGTCGTGTCTTAGTTACTTGGGAATCCACAAATGCCCAAAACTGGAGGGACTGCCTGACCGTGTCCTCCTAAGGACGCCATTGCAGGAATTAATCATCACAAAATCTGGTACTCTCCAACAGCGTACCAACAGGATATTGGAGAGAATGGACAAAAAGTATCTCATATCCCAATAG
- the LOC100261715 gene encoding putative disease resistance protein RGA4 — MAHALLSIVLTRLASVVEQQIRDELTLVLGVEAEIQSLTDTLRSVRDVLEDAERRQVKEKSVQGWLERLKDMAYQMDDVLDEWSTAILQLQMEGAENASMSKNKVSSCIPSPCFCFKQVASRRDIALKIKDLKQQLDVIASERTRFNFISSGTQEPQRLITTSAIDVSEVYGRDTDVNAILGRLLGENDEEKSRLYIIAIVGTGGMGKTTLAQLAYNHPEVKAHFDERIWVCVSDPFDPIRVCRAIVETLQKKPCNLHDLEAVQQEIQTCIAGKKFLLVLDDMWTEDYRLWEQLKNTLNYGAVGGSRILVTTRKDNVAKMMGTTYKHPIGELSPQHAEVLFHQIAFFGKSREQVEELKEIGEKIADKCKGLPLAIKTLGNLMRLKNKKEEWKNVLNSEVWQLDVFERDLFPALLLSYYDLPPAIKRCFSYCAVFPKDADIRVDKLIKLWMAQNYLNSDGGKEMETVGREYFDYLAAGSFFQDFQKDDDDNDIKKREQGYPSKQFVMPP, encoded by the exons ATGGCTCACGCCCTCCTTTCTATCGTCTTGACGCGCTTGGCTTCCGTTGTGGAACAACAGATTCGTGATGAACTTACTCTGGTTCTGGGTGTTGAAGCAGAAATCCAAAGCCTCACAGATACACTCCGATCCGTCCGAGATGTTCTTGAGGACGCAGAGCGCAGACAAGTGAAGGAAAAATCTGTCCAAGGTTGGTTGGAGAGGCTGAAAGACATGGCCTACCAAATGGACGACGTGCTGGATGAGTGGAGCACTGCTATTCTCCAATTACAGATGGAGGGAGCTGAAAATGCTTCCATGTCTAAGAATAAGGTAAGCTCCTGCATTCCCTCTCCTTGCTTTTGTTTCAAGCAAGTTGCTTCTCGTCGTGACATTGCTCTTAAGATTAAGGACTTAAAACAACAACTAGATGTCATTGCAAGTGAAAGAACCCGGTTTAATTTTATCTCAAGTGGGACCCAGGAGCCACAGCGTCTTATAACCACCTCTGCAATTGACGTTTCGGAGGTATATGGTCGAGATACGGATGTAAACGCCATATTAGGCCGTCTGTTGGGTGAGAATGATGAAGAGAAATCAAGGCTCTACATCATCGCCATAGTCGGGACGGGAGGCATGGGCAAAACAACTCTTGCTCAACTAGCCTACAACCACCCAGAGGTGAAGGCCCATTTTGATGAAAGAATTTGGGTCTGTGTCTCTGATCCTTTTGACCCAATCAGAGTTTGTAGGGCTATTGTTGAAACCCTCCAAAAAAAGCCTTGTAATCTCCATGATTTGGAAGCTGTACAACAAGAAATTCAAACATGTATTGCCGGAAAGAAATTCCTTCTTGTGCTAGATGACATGTGGACTGAAGACTATCGATTGTGGGAGCAACTGAAGAACACTCTCAACTACGGTGCAGTAGGAGGGAGTAGAATTCTGGTGACCACGCGTAAAGATAATGTTGCTAAGATGATGGGAACTACATACAAGCATCCAATAGGGGAATTGTCTCCGCAGCATGCTGAAGTATTATTCCATCAAATAGCTTTTTTTGGGAAGAGTAGGGAGCAAGTCGAAGAACTCAAAGAAATTGGTGAGAAAATAGCAGACAAATGCAAGGGCTTGCCACTCGCTATAAAAACATTGGGGAATCTCATGcgcttaaaaaataaaaaggaagaatgGAAGAATGTTTTGAATAGTGAAGTATGGCAGCTGGATGTGTTTGAGAGAGATCTTTTCCCGGCTTTGTTGCTCAGTTATTATGATCTACCTCCTGCGATTAAACGTTGCTTCTCATATTGTGCTGTCTTTCCAAAAGACGCTGATATTCGAGTAGATAAGTTGATCAAGTTGTGGATGGCACAAAACTATCTCAACTCTGATGGAGGTAAAGAGATGGAGACAGTTGGTAGAGAGTACTTCGACTATTTAGCAGCTGGGTCTTTCTTCCAAGATTTTCAaaaggatgatgatgataatgatata AAGAAGAGAGAACAAGGATATCCTTCCAAACAATTCGTCATGCCACCTTAA
- the LOC109123122 gene encoding putative disease resistance RPP13-like protein 1, whose amino-acid sequence MGKLINLRHLQNFLTILLKGLPKGISRLNSLQTLEKFTVSSDGHNECNIGDLGNLSNLRGELEIRGLQNVENAREAREANLKNKIHIHHLTLVFDPQEGTNYLVGAPRSHSTNLLPEVKEGPKSVVEALQPHPNLKSLCIRGYGDTEWPGWMMRSSLTQLKNLELSYCSGCLCMPPLGELPVLETLEIKGVERVKHIGGEFLGSSSTIAFPKLKKLTFRNMKEWEKWEVIEEEKRLIMSCLSYLGIHKCPKLEGLPERVLQRTPLQELIITKSGTLQQRTNRILERMDKKYLISQ is encoded by the coding sequence ATGGGTAAACTTATTAATCTGAGGCATCTGCAAAATTTTCTAACTATTCTTCTAAAGGGCTTGCCAAAAGGAATTTCAAGATTAAACTCTCTTCAAACATTGGAGAAATTCACTGTAAGCAGTGATGGTCACAATGAATGCAATATAGGAGATTTGGGAAACTTGAGCAACCTTAGAGGGGAGCTTGAAATAAGAGGGTTGCAGAATGTGGAAAATGCAAGGGAGGCACGAGAGGCAAATTTGAAGAATAAGATACACATTCATCATTTGACATTGGTATTTGATCCACAGGAGGGGACGAACTATTTGGTTGGAGCTCCACGATCCCATTCGACAAATTTATTACCTGAAGTAAAGGAGGGGCCGAAGAGTGTGGTTGAAGCTCTACAACCCCATCCAAACTTGAAATCTCTATGTATACGGGGTTATGGTGATACAGAATGGCCTGGTTGGATGATGAGGTCATCATTAACCCAACTGAAAAATCTTGAACTCTCATATTGCAGTGGTTGTCTGTGTATGCCTCCCTTAGGGGAACTTCCTGTCCTCGAGACGCTAGAAATCAAGGGTGTGGAAAGAGTGAAACACATTGGTGGCGAGTTTTTGGGATCATCATCAACAATTGCATTCCCAAAGCTGAAGAAACTGACTTTTCGTAATATGAAAGAGTGGGAAAAGTGGGAAGtaatagaagaagaaaagaggtTAATAATGTCGTGTCTTAGTTACTTGGGAATCCACAAATGCCCAAAACTGGAGGGACTGCCTGAACGTGTCCTCCAAAGGACGCCATTGCAGGAATTAATCATCACAAAATCTGGTACTCTCCAACAGCGTACCAACAGGATATTGGAGAGGATGGACAAAAAGTATCTCATCTCCCAATAG